Proteins encoded in a region of the Peromyscus maniculatus bairdii isolate BWxNUB_F1_BW_parent chromosome 15, HU_Pman_BW_mat_3.1, whole genome shotgun sequence genome:
- the Ppwd1 gene encoding peptidylprolyl isomerase domain and WD repeat-containing protein 1 isoform X1: MAAESGNDSQLRRRRRRDPEEREKTEPSQRELAMAVAGSKGNEEENEERWVGPLPVEATLAKKRKVLEFERVYLDNLPSASMYERSYMHRDVITHVVCTKTDFIITASHDGHVKFWKKIEEGIEFVKHFRSHLGIIESIAVSSEGALFCSVGDDKAMKVFDVVNFDMINMLKLGYFPGQCEWIYCPGDAISSVAASEKSTGKIFIYDGRGDNQPLHIFDKLHVSPLTQIRLNPVYKAVVSSDKSGMIEYWTGPPHEYKFPKNVNWEYKTDTDLYEFAKCKAYPTSICFSPDGKKIATIGSDRKVRIFRFLTGKLMRVFDESLSMFTELQQMRQQLPDMEFGRRMAVERELEKVDAVRLINIVFDETGHFVLYGTMLGIKVINVETNRCVRILGKQENIRVMQLALFQGIAKKHRAATTIEMKASENPVLQNVQADPTIVCTSFKKNRFYMFTKREPEDTKSADSDRDVFNEKPSKEEVMAATQAEGPKRVSDSAIVHTSMGDIHIKLFPVECPKTVENFCVHSRNGYYNGHTFHRIIKGFMIQTGDPTGTGMGGESIWGGEFEDEFHSTLRHDRPYTLSMANAGSNTNGSQFFITVVPTPWLDNKHTVFGRVTKGMEVVQRISNVKVNPKTDKPYEDVSIINITVK; the protein is encoded by the exons ATGGCGGCAGAGAGCGGTAACGATTCTCAGCTGAGAAGAAGGAGGCGCCGGGACCCAGAGGAACGAGAGAAAACGGAACCCAGCCAGCGAGAACTGGCCATGGCGGTGGCGGGGAGCAAAGGAAACGAGGAGGAGAACGAAGAACGCTGGGTGGGGCCGTTACCGGTGGAGGCCACCCTGGCCAAGAAGAGGAAAG TTCTAGAGTTTGAAAGAGTGTATCTTGATAATCTCCCCAGTGCATCCATGTATGAACGCAGTTACATGCATAGAGATGTTATCACGCATGTGGTATGCACCAA GACAGATTTTATTATCACTGCCAGTCATGATGGACATGTTAagttttggaaaaaaatagaagaaggaaTTGAGTTTGTTAAACATTTTCGTAGTCATCTTG gaataaTTGAGAGTATTGCAGTTAGCTCTGAGGGAGCATTGTTCTGTTCTGTGGGTGATGATAAAGCAATGAAGGTGTTTGATGTAGTGAACTTTGACATGATCAATATGCTGAAGCTTGG CTATTTTCCTGGACAATGTGAGTGGATATATTGCCCAGGAGATGCTATATCTTCAGTTGCTGCTTCTGAGAAGAGTACaggaaaaattttcatttatgatGGTCGGGGAGATAACCAGCCACTTCATATTTTTGACAAACTCCATGTATCACCTCTTACTCAAATAAGACTAAACCCAGTTTATAAAGCAGTAGTATCTTCAGACAAATCTGGAATGATCGAGTACTGGACTGGACCTCCTCATGAATACAAGTTCCCTAAAAATGTGAACTGGGAGTATAAAACTGACACAGATTTATATGAATTTGCCAAGTGTAAGGCTTATCCAACCAGTATATGCTTTTCACCTGATGGAAAGAAAATAGCAACCATTGGATCAGATAGAAAAGTTAGAATTTTCAGGTTTTTAACTGGAAAACTCATGAGAGTCTTTGATGAATCATTAAGT ATGTTTACTGAACTGCAGCAGATGAGGCAACAACTCCCAGACATGGAATTTGGCCGACGAATGGCTGTAGAACGTGAGCTGGAGAAGGTGGATGCTGTAAGATTAATTAATATCGTTTTTGATGAAACTGGACACTTCGTACTATATGGAACAATGCTGGGCATTAAAGTTATAAATGTAGAAACAAATCG gtGTGTGCGGATCTTAGGGAAGCAAGAAAATATTAGAGTGATGCAGCTGGCTTTGTTTCAGGGAATAGCCAAAAAGCACCGAGCTGCAACTACTATAGAGATGAAAGCTTCTGAAAACCCTGTTCTTCAGAATGTTCAAGCGGACCCAACAATAGTCTGCACGTCTTTCAAAAAGAACCGATTTTATATG tTTACCAAACGAGAACCAGAAGATACCAAAAGTGCAGATTCTGACCGAGATGTTTTTAATGAGAAGCCTTCTAAAGAAGAAGTCATGGCAGCTACTCAAGCTGAAGGACCAAAACGAGTTTCAGATAGTGCCATTGTCCACACAAGCATGGGGGACATTCACATCAAACTCTTTCCTGTTGA GTGTCCCAAGACGGTGGAAAACTTCTGTGTTCACAGCAGAAATGGTTATTACAATGGGCATACATTTCACCGTATCATTAAG GGCTTCATGATTCAGACAGGAGATCCAACAGGTACTGGTATGGGAGGAGAAAGCATATGGGGAGGAGAGTTTGAAGATGAATTTCACTCAACATTACGACATGACAGACCGTACACACTCAGCATGGCCAATGCTGGATCAAATACTAATGGATCCCAGTTTTTCATAACGGTAGTACCGACG CCCTGGCTTGATAATAAGCATACCGTATTCGGACGTGTGACTAAAGGAATGGAGGTTGTCCAGAGGATTTCCAATGTTAAAGTCAATCCCAAAACAGATAAGCCTTACGAGGACGTCAGCATCATAAATATCACTGTCAAGTAA
- the Ppwd1 gene encoding peptidylprolyl isomerase domain and WD repeat-containing protein 1 isoform X2 yields MNAVTCIEMLSRMWYAPRIIESIAVSSEGALFCSVGDDKAMKVFDVVNFDMINMLKLGYFPGQCEWIYCPGDAISSVAASEKSTGKIFIYDGRGDNQPLHIFDKLHVSPLTQIRLNPVYKAVVSSDKSGMIEYWTGPPHEYKFPKNVNWEYKTDTDLYEFAKCKAYPTSICFSPDGKKIATIGSDRKVRIFRFLTGKLMRVFDESLSMFTELQQMRQQLPDMEFGRRMAVERELEKVDAVRLINIVFDETGHFVLYGTMLGIKVINVETNRCVRILGKQENIRVMQLALFQGIAKKHRAATTIEMKASENPVLQNVQADPTIVCTSFKKNRFYMFTKREPEDTKSADSDRDVFNEKPSKEEVMAATQAEGPKRVSDSAIVHTSMGDIHIKLFPVECPKTVENFCVHSRNGYYNGHTFHRIIKGFMIQTGDPTGTGMGGESIWGGEFEDEFHSTLRHDRPYTLSMANAGSNTNGSQFFITVVPTPWLDNKHTVFGRVTKGMEVVQRISNVKVNPKTDKPYEDVSIINITVK; encoded by the exons ATGAACGCAGTTACATGCATAGAGATGTTATCACGCATGTGGTATGCACCAA gaataaTTGAGAGTATTGCAGTTAGCTCTGAGGGAGCATTGTTCTGTTCTGTGGGTGATGATAAAGCAATGAAGGTGTTTGATGTAGTGAACTTTGACATGATCAATATGCTGAAGCTTGG CTATTTTCCTGGACAATGTGAGTGGATATATTGCCCAGGAGATGCTATATCTTCAGTTGCTGCTTCTGAGAAGAGTACaggaaaaattttcatttatgatGGTCGGGGAGATAACCAGCCACTTCATATTTTTGACAAACTCCATGTATCACCTCTTACTCAAATAAGACTAAACCCAGTTTATAAAGCAGTAGTATCTTCAGACAAATCTGGAATGATCGAGTACTGGACTGGACCTCCTCATGAATACAAGTTCCCTAAAAATGTGAACTGGGAGTATAAAACTGACACAGATTTATATGAATTTGCCAAGTGTAAGGCTTATCCAACCAGTATATGCTTTTCACCTGATGGAAAGAAAATAGCAACCATTGGATCAGATAGAAAAGTTAGAATTTTCAGGTTTTTAACTGGAAAACTCATGAGAGTCTTTGATGAATCATTAAGT ATGTTTACTGAACTGCAGCAGATGAGGCAACAACTCCCAGACATGGAATTTGGCCGACGAATGGCTGTAGAACGTGAGCTGGAGAAGGTGGATGCTGTAAGATTAATTAATATCGTTTTTGATGAAACTGGACACTTCGTACTATATGGAACAATGCTGGGCATTAAAGTTATAAATGTAGAAACAAATCG gtGTGTGCGGATCTTAGGGAAGCAAGAAAATATTAGAGTGATGCAGCTGGCTTTGTTTCAGGGAATAGCCAAAAAGCACCGAGCTGCAACTACTATAGAGATGAAAGCTTCTGAAAACCCTGTTCTTCAGAATGTTCAAGCGGACCCAACAATAGTCTGCACGTCTTTCAAAAAGAACCGATTTTATATG tTTACCAAACGAGAACCAGAAGATACCAAAAGTGCAGATTCTGACCGAGATGTTTTTAATGAGAAGCCTTCTAAAGAAGAAGTCATGGCAGCTACTCAAGCTGAAGGACCAAAACGAGTTTCAGATAGTGCCATTGTCCACACAAGCATGGGGGACATTCACATCAAACTCTTTCCTGTTGA GTGTCCCAAGACGGTGGAAAACTTCTGTGTTCACAGCAGAAATGGTTATTACAATGGGCATACATTTCACCGTATCATTAAG GGCTTCATGATTCAGACAGGAGATCCAACAGGTACTGGTATGGGAGGAGAAAGCATATGGGGAGGAGAGTTTGAAGATGAATTTCACTCAACATTACGACATGACAGACCGTACACACTCAGCATGGCCAATGCTGGATCAAATACTAATGGATCCCAGTTTTTCATAACGGTAGTACCGACG CCCTGGCTTGATAATAAGCATACCGTATTCGGACGTGTGACTAAAGGAATGGAGGTTGTCCAGAGGATTTCCAATGTTAAAGTCAATCCCAAAACAGATAAGCCTTACGAGGACGTCAGCATCATAAATATCACTGTCAAGTAA
- the Ppwd1 gene encoding peptidylprolyl isomerase domain and WD repeat-containing protein 1 isoform X3: MKVFDVVNFDMINMLKLGYFPGQCEWIYCPGDAISSVAASEKSTGKIFIYDGRGDNQPLHIFDKLHVSPLTQIRLNPVYKAVVSSDKSGMIEYWTGPPHEYKFPKNVNWEYKTDTDLYEFAKCKAYPTSICFSPDGKKIATIGSDRKVRIFRFLTGKLMRVFDESLSMFTELQQMRQQLPDMEFGRRMAVERELEKVDAVRLINIVFDETGHFVLYGTMLGIKVINVETNRCVRILGKQENIRVMQLALFQGIAKKHRAATTIEMKASENPVLQNVQADPTIVCTSFKKNRFYMFTKREPEDTKSADSDRDVFNEKPSKEEVMAATQAEGPKRVSDSAIVHTSMGDIHIKLFPVECPKTVENFCVHSRNGYYNGHTFHRIIKGFMIQTGDPTGTGMGGESIWGGEFEDEFHSTLRHDRPYTLSMANAGSNTNGSQFFITVVPTPWLDNKHTVFGRVTKGMEVVQRISNVKVNPKTDKPYEDVSIINITVK, translated from the exons ATGAAGGTGTTTGATGTAGTGAACTTTGACATGATCAATATGCTGAAGCTTGG CTATTTTCCTGGACAATGTGAGTGGATATATTGCCCAGGAGATGCTATATCTTCAGTTGCTGCTTCTGAGAAGAGTACaggaaaaattttcatttatgatGGTCGGGGAGATAACCAGCCACTTCATATTTTTGACAAACTCCATGTATCACCTCTTACTCAAATAAGACTAAACCCAGTTTATAAAGCAGTAGTATCTTCAGACAAATCTGGAATGATCGAGTACTGGACTGGACCTCCTCATGAATACAAGTTCCCTAAAAATGTGAACTGGGAGTATAAAACTGACACAGATTTATATGAATTTGCCAAGTGTAAGGCTTATCCAACCAGTATATGCTTTTCACCTGATGGAAAGAAAATAGCAACCATTGGATCAGATAGAAAAGTTAGAATTTTCAGGTTTTTAACTGGAAAACTCATGAGAGTCTTTGATGAATCATTAAGT ATGTTTACTGAACTGCAGCAGATGAGGCAACAACTCCCAGACATGGAATTTGGCCGACGAATGGCTGTAGAACGTGAGCTGGAGAAGGTGGATGCTGTAAGATTAATTAATATCGTTTTTGATGAAACTGGACACTTCGTACTATATGGAACAATGCTGGGCATTAAAGTTATAAATGTAGAAACAAATCG gtGTGTGCGGATCTTAGGGAAGCAAGAAAATATTAGAGTGATGCAGCTGGCTTTGTTTCAGGGAATAGCCAAAAAGCACCGAGCTGCAACTACTATAGAGATGAAAGCTTCTGAAAACCCTGTTCTTCAGAATGTTCAAGCGGACCCAACAATAGTCTGCACGTCTTTCAAAAAGAACCGATTTTATATG tTTACCAAACGAGAACCAGAAGATACCAAAAGTGCAGATTCTGACCGAGATGTTTTTAATGAGAAGCCTTCTAAAGAAGAAGTCATGGCAGCTACTCAAGCTGAAGGACCAAAACGAGTTTCAGATAGTGCCATTGTCCACACAAGCATGGGGGACATTCACATCAAACTCTTTCCTGTTGA GTGTCCCAAGACGGTGGAAAACTTCTGTGTTCACAGCAGAAATGGTTATTACAATGGGCATACATTTCACCGTATCATTAAG GGCTTCATGATTCAGACAGGAGATCCAACAGGTACTGGTATGGGAGGAGAAAGCATATGGGGAGGAGAGTTTGAAGATGAATTTCACTCAACATTACGACATGACAGACCGTACACACTCAGCATGGCCAATGCTGGATCAAATACTAATGGATCCCAGTTTTTCATAACGGTAGTACCGACG CCCTGGCTTGATAATAAGCATACCGTATTCGGACGTGTGACTAAAGGAATGGAGGTTGTCCAGAGGATTTCCAATGTTAAAGTCAATCCCAAAACAGATAAGCCTTACGAGGACGTCAGCATCATAAATATCACTGTCAAGTAA